ttttatcacgtaaACGACTCGAAAAGAATGTTGAGTCTAATACTTGCGATAAAAATGGAATGATAAGTTGAGCAATCGCAGGTaaaagcaattttttatgACAATTATACATAGATACCTTTGCCTCCGGCTCAAAATTTATCTTTCTCCAGATAAACCTCTCAACCGACAATCTGATTGGCGGTCAAGTTAATTATAGTCATTCAACTGgacagtaaattttttaatggtattattttcaaaactaatCGATTATGTGATGTATACAAATCGTAGATATATCGATTACTACAACGTTGATGTTAGTAacgaaacgatgaaaaaaaaatcaatattttctaatttttacaGTGATTTTGAAGTAACTAGGATTGCATAATAtaagtatgttttgttttattacagtttactgaattttaagcaatttcaaaattgcgaaataacgGTTAATTACTCAGCATGAATTGTTGCGATatcgttactaacttcaacacGATCGATTACTCTTTTTGTAAAGGTATAGCTTACCTCGTCTAAAGACATCTTTCAGCGAAGTTAGTTATCTGACTGATTCACAGATGGCTCTACCTGCGTACATAAAATTATCAACAAGATCCAAACGTGGAAGGTGCATAATTTTACACTCTCGAAATTGCcggaataattatttcaaaatagaaaaaaaaagaatcctACCTACTCACCCTTCGAGTATGCGAgggaaatttcgaaattcaagGTCGAGTCGTAAGAAAATTTCTAAGGAGCGACAAAAGCCGGCCTCTCGCGTTCTCGACTACACTTAACTTAACCGTTGACTGGCTGCCCCGAAGTGGACTATGAACTTGGGAAGCGCCTCTACAATCGTATCGCGCCTTCGTTTTGCTAGCAGCCATCTGTAAATTCGAATCACATAGTGGGGGAAACACCGCGTACCGATGTTCTCTGTTGAGCGGTGTGAAGTTGCATTATAATTTCAGGGTTCGTACGCGTAGGGAAAACCGTGAAAAGTCAGGGAAGTTCAAAAATAAGAACGGAATTTTCAGTctgtcgaagaaaaaaaacttcttaTACAAAGTACCGTCGAACTTGAGATGaactaaaaaaagaaaaatagttgcacgtaaaattttctttcgttgCACAACTTTGTACGTTCTAACTTATATGTTACTTAATACCAAAccgcttcttttttttttttttacggaaaaCGCAGACTGTTGTTTGTGAATTGATTATTGTTAAACAGTAAGTTAGTTACTATGTAATATTGAAGATATTGGTattaatgtgtaaaaaaaaaaattgtcattaatcAGCGGCGTATTTCATGAAAGATGACtggaaaaattctattttcagGCTGGAATACGTGGAAAAGTCGGGAAATTTCGGATTCCAAAaagcgtacgaaccctgaGTTAATAATAGGGGTGAACGTCAAACGTATAATATGCCGGAATGCATTATTTGTTACATCAAAAGTGCCTGTATGATTTGActgttggtgaaaaattagcTCTACAGCTATATAGTTTTTTTCCACTCgcttttataatttaaaatccAACAAACAGAGTAACGATGTTTCTTCTTTCTGTTTCAAGTTTCACCCGGTATAAGGGACATGTTATACAATTCTTTGGCAACTTTTCTCCATTTTTCCTTAATTGTAGCCCGAAGATGGCTGACTGGGactgggaaaaaaattaaaataaattattattatgacGACCATATccgatgaatatttttcaatcactaTTCGTTATGATCGTCGTGATAATTATACGAGTGCTTGTAATGCCGATATTCCTGGGAAACTTTCTATTGTGCGTTGCGATAACCAATTTACCGTCATATACGTTTATATTCAACGAACTGCATTattacgaaatgaaaatcagtttcgTGCCTATAAATAGTTCAACAGTTATCGAATGGAAATAAACGAGAACCTGTTCATTGGATATTCATTGCAGTTCGTCACATTTCCATTTGATATGTTGAACTTGTCTAAAAACCCGTTCTAATTCACGCTTTTCTAACGGTTCATTCAGCGTTTTTCAGATCCGAATATCAAAGATCTTTATACGTAGTTGCGGttatatattatttgtatCAGACGAACACGAGGTActgatattttaaaaattcgaccATTTTCGTCTCTCCGCAAACAAATTAATCATTGGATTTCCATTTCCTTTAAGCCTCGTGATTATAGGTTTGTAATCTCAAAGCGATAGGATTATCTCACTATCACGTGAGATTATATCCACGTACGTATACATTTCGTGTATCGTTATCTCAAAATGTTGTACAGTTCCACGAAACaaactaaataaaataatcattcgATAAGTTTACTGCACATCAATATATATGCAGACGTgcttaaatatatgtatgttttaGTGCGTTATAATTTTACATGATAATTCAAGAGATTGAATTTACTTAACTGAcgtaattttattcgatttgtCGTTATAAAATTGGagattattaatatttatttttttaacactcaTATCTGCAGTTTACAGTGTATACGTGTGTGATTAATTATCAACGACAGTTTGTCAAAGATCAAGTAACACACAGATTATAGTGAAAAAGTAGCTATACAAACGAAGAAAATTCGTGAAGAttcttttcttataatttcatAACACAAGGATTTTCACACATGTATCGATTCCTCTTTCccggtaaaaatattattattattattattattgttgttgttgttattgttattattttgtaattattttctcttctcaaTGACAACCAGCAGAGTGTGATAATGATATATTTCATGTGATTATACACGGGAAATTAATTCTCTCATATTTGTTCATAGGAATTCTACTTGTACTTCGTTAACAATGTGTCGACAAATTTAATGTACGCTTCTTTAGCCGCATCCTGCGATGTACCTCGTTTGCTGTCCCACGCGTTCCATTTCGCCTTTCCTTTGAGGTCCAGCATGCCTGGCTTTGCTGAAATTGAAGataaggaaaaaaacgaattattaataattaaagcTGTTTTGTTGTAAATACTCCTTTATCCGGACGATGGTTatagataaaaaagaaaaaaaacaatcacgacagacgaaaagtaaaaaaatgacTAAACATTATACACGCGTATTAAAGTAAACGAAGTaccaatttatttaatttaccGAACACATATATACTcgaggaaacaaaaaatttctctcaagtattttttaaatttatacaaatgaTAGTCTTTCACAATCATTTAAGAACTCGGTAATTGTTGACGTGTCGTATTAAGTCTATGGTtgtgtgtttttatttatttttttattaataacgtgaaatttttatgattcataaatgtattcattttgTTGTATTTGAGTTGTGGTTAACGAATTATCGAATTGTAGAGAATCGATTGAATGATGAAACCGTGTGTTTTCATTACATTCTAGAGTAGCTACTAACTTCGGTTTACGAACTTCCGATAATTGAGAAACTTGTAGAACTATTATATCGCGAGAGAATCTGTGAAGatgttcattttatttcgagatttcatttttttatagtataatttaaagatttttctacacgttgtataaatttacaaacaattaCTATTATGTGTAACAACGTGTAAGTTTTGGTATGCAATTCTGTTACTTAACGTTTATAAACGACAGATTATTTTCGTActggtaattaattatacactATTTATTACGACGAATGCGATTATCTTTCGATCATCATATAATCTATTCGTGGCAAACAAATTAGTGATAATTTATCATggtgcagaaaaaaaaataaataaaatgtgttCCGTGACAAATGATGCATGATTGCATGCATTACATCATAACGATTGTACATATTTCGTTTGATCGCATAATCCGAAACTAAACGTACGTACAAACGCCCACAAGGTTTTGAAATCACATATTTCTTTtgcgttgaagaaaaaaaaaaagaaaagaaaaacgtaaaaGGTAATCAAAGGATGACGAAAAATTCTCACATTCATCGTCCTTTGGACCggcattttttaaacttaaattttttatctgtaaACCTGTTCGAACGTAGCTGACGTACGTATTTTAAAcgtctttattttattttacgtgTTAATTCTGATCAGCTTGGCTACGTCTTGATCTTTGCATATTGTACCTACAAAAACGGAGGATTGAATATTTCGTTTGTATGTACTTACAGGTTTTATTGTCTCCTTCGATTGCTTGCTTGAAGAAAGCGTAAAGTTCGAGAAGTTCTTCGTCGGTCGGTCGTTTTGTTAAAGTTTTTACGGCCGCGGCGGCCGATTGGAATTTCTATATTTAACAAGCGATAAATTGAATTATGTGTTAGtttgaaatgaagaaaaattactcgaggcaaaattttgaaatttgaatatcgatTATGCCTTGAAATGTGTTTAAACTTGTACAGGTACCGACAACGATCAAGGCCGGTGtctttaattgaaaaatttttaatcactcTGGCGATTAAATACAGACCTTTCACTCACAATTAGGAGGAATACTATTTCtttccaactttttttcaccacaCATATCCGGTTGGCAACTCTACGCTACCTTCTTATTTCAGTcgatttcatttattaatgATAATCCTATTCGCATGAATTATACGGTACATCCGTCTGTTTTACACAGTACAATAATTCAATGACCTTGCTTGATACAATATGTTGATATCCCGTGTGAGCTACATCATGTATGTCTACTTCA
This region of Neodiprion virginianus isolate iyNeoVirg1 chromosome 7, iyNeoVirg1.1, whole genome shotgun sequence genomic DNA includes:
- the LOC124308950 gene encoding acyl-CoA-binding protein homolog gives rise to the protein MSLDEKFQSAAAAVKTLTKRPTDEELLELYAFFKQAIEGDNKTSKPGMLDLKGKAKWNAWDSKRGTSQDAAKEAYIKFVDTLLTKYK